One stretch of Numidum massiliense DNA includes these proteins:
- a CDS encoding PadR family transcriptional regulator, with product MSVKHAILGLLYTQPRHGYEIKTQFDALVYHQWRLNTGQVYTTLERLVRDGYVQPLGEDERDRKQYRITEVGKTELHEWLLKPVKHSLLKDEFYFKVLCARTIDFPEQQRMIERQRHLVIKQILQLTQFKNDLHAAKDRDMLLLVEGGLLHLEADLRWLDMLV from the coding sequence ATGTCCGTCAAACATGCAATTTTAGGTTTGCTATATACACAACCGCGTCACGGTTATGAAATTAAAACGCAATTTGATGCGCTCGTTTATCACCAGTGGCGGCTCAACACGGGTCAAGTGTATACGACACTGGAACGGTTAGTACGCGACGGCTACGTCCAACCACTCGGCGAGGATGAAAGAGACCGCAAACAGTACCGCATTACGGAAGTAGGAAAAACGGAACTGCACGAATGGCTATTAAAACCTGTCAAACATTCGCTACTTAAGGATGAGTTTTATTTCAAAGTTTTGTGTGCGCGCACGATAGATTTTCCTGAGCAACAGCGCATGATCGAGCGGCAGCGGCACTTAGTGATCAAACAAATTTTGCAACTGACGCAGTTTAAGAACGACCTGCACGCGGCCAAAGACCGCGACATGCTCTTGCTCGTCGAAGGTGGGTTACTGCATTTAGAGGCCGACTTGCGCTGGCTGGACATGCTCGTATAA
- a CDS encoding SpoVR family protein, with translation MAVDDRKKLERAIAEITEIARGFKLDFFPMRYEICPSDIIYTFGAYGMPTRFSHWSFGKAFHKMKLQYDFNLSKIYELVINSNPCYAFLLEGNSLIQNKLIVAHVLAHSDFFKNNAHFRNTKRDMVESMAASAERIRDYEIRYGKDAVERCLDAVLAINEHVDPSLLRPQLRWNAEEAEERDLTRDWRERGERSQRSEPYEELWALDEQEKQLKREAERRREQPRKFPPEPEKDLLLFIQAHSPILEDWQRDILTILWEEMLYFWPQLETKVMNEGWASYWHARILRELDLTEEETIEFSMLNASVIQPARTSINPYHLGVKIFEDIEKRWDNPTEEEQRRFGRKPGQGREKIFEVREIERDTSFIRDYLTKDLLQRLDLFLFQKHGNDWIVSDKEWQSVRDQLVAARVNGGFPYITVEDGDYLQNGELYLKHQYEGLELDVKHLEKVLPYVHELWGRVVHLETTIEERHVLFTCDGKKTNRRLL, from the coding sequence ATGGCGGTAGATGATCGTAAGAAACTAGAGCGCGCGATTGCCGAAATTACGGAAATCGCGCGCGGCTTTAAGTTAGATTTTTTTCCGATGCGCTATGAAATATGTCCTTCAGATATTATTTACACGTTCGGGGCATACGGGATGCCGACCCGCTTCAGTCATTGGAGCTTCGGTAAGGCGTTTCACAAAATGAAGCTGCAGTACGACTTCAATTTAAGTAAAATATATGAACTCGTCATTAACTCTAATCCTTGTTATGCCTTTTTGCTCGAAGGAAATTCACTGATCCAGAACAAATTGATCGTGGCGCACGTGCTCGCACATAGCGACTTTTTTAAAAACAATGCCCACTTTCGCAATACGAAGCGCGATATGGTCGAAAGCATGGCTGCGAGTGCTGAACGCATTCGCGACTATGAAATACGCTACGGCAAAGACGCTGTTGAACGCTGTCTCGACGCTGTGTTGGCGATTAATGAACACGTCGATCCGAGTTTACTCCGCCCGCAACTGCGCTGGAACGCCGAGGAAGCGGAAGAGCGGGACTTGACGCGCGATTGGCGGGAGAGGGGTGAGCGAAGCCAGCGAAGTGAGCCGTACGAAGAATTGTGGGCACTCGACGAGCAGGAGAAGCAGCTTAAGCGCGAAGCAGAGCGGCGGCGAGAGCAGCCGCGCAAATTTCCACCGGAACCGGAAAAGGACCTGTTACTGTTCATTCAAGCACACAGTCCAATCTTAGAAGATTGGCAGCGCGACATCCTAACGATCTTGTGGGAAGAAATGTTGTATTTCTGGCCACAGTTGGAGACGAAAGTTATGAACGAAGGTTGGGCGTCGTATTGGCACGCGCGCATTTTGCGCGAACTCGACTTGACCGAAGAAGAGACGATCGAATTTTCCATGCTCAATGCGTCCGTCATTCAACCCGCTCGCACGAGCATTAACCCGTACCACCTCGGGGTGAAAATATTTGAGGACATCGAAAAAAGATGGGACAATCCGACGGAGGAAGAGCAGCGGCGGTTTGGCCGTAAGCCAGGCCAGGGGCGGGAAAAAATTTTTGAAGTGCGGGAGATTGAACGCGACACGTCGTTCATCCGCGATTATTTAACGAAAGACCTTCTACAGCGTCTCGACCTGTTTTTGTTCCAAAAGCACGGCAACGACTGGATCGTTTCCGATAAGGAGTGGCAATCTGTCCGCGACCAACTCGTCGCCGCGCGCGTCAACGGCGGCTTCCCGTACATTACGGTCGAGGACGGCGATTATTTACAAAATGGTGAGCTGTATTTAAAGCACCAATACGAAGGCTTGGAACTCGATGTGAAACATTTGGAAAAAGTGCTCCCGTACGTTCACGAGCTGTGGGGGCGAGTCGTCCACTTGGAGACGACGATTGAAGAGCGGCACGTCCTATTTACGTGCGACGGGAAGAAAACGAACCGGCGCTTGCTGTGA
- a CDS encoding FtsX-like permease family protein — protein MNSWQVSWRILMRKKWRSFLTVIAIAVGVGATTAVLSTVQTTERTLEEIADRADGNADFYISSSEGRLTRDWVERAAAIKGVAATVGRLDVPFSLDRLPRTSTEARTSTEVRTSTEANASQNQQDEPHKVNVIGVDDMTSDILQLEVLAGDLTADGLVVDEKTAAVWDVQVGDRVTLGQRGNRPELGRDGTDEHSSFGGTDERANRSDQRSSDNDARRRTSDSPSAPYGGTSKRNVTDHSETHEVTVTAVVRNPLFFFNPDSWAAASGRAWHVLLPLETLQEWLGQDAGLEQGAAGLEQDTRRIDKVYVRAQDDLAPRFVREQLDESLASAPEEGLRTRAVVADRHRVGVGFAELYSMLYVIGGISLILSAFIMYNTSSMSVAERRDEFAIMKTYGYTPRQITGHLFRELFLLAFTGALLGLGLGFLLSLGLTDILFQSFQDKIQFRIEWLTPMIAAFSAGIVIPLAAAIVPLVNASRISAVDVFKGVATPLEPALESARVILGLAMLLPSLFVNHMVAFVPFFLGIALLLPYAFAVVQRIPAPLNRLLFGRESRFTVQNIARHKSRTAWTAASLSFGITLVVFLGSLVLSFEQGAIDLTRQTSGGDVRVNYDRPRSAEQIGQLQQIDGVQSTTAVQRNDVNWQAGDQLGTFDVYGVNEEQMARSPIFSSGETAANDQHTHGELLEKLKNPRTVVLGVTAYERWDGKVGEQIALDTATGIKPFTVVGVVKTMTRGGYVGFVHEDAFARDFHIGAQQEVLLNVADGREQTVKKLIWQSDATHIAHIATLPDILQVRVAQTEKMTTLLRTVAIFSIIVAGIGMANAWLMQVMARRGEVGTMRALGFTRWQVMKVILSEAFISGTVAALVGGAMGVLMMYLTAVQNGDLWMPLPFAISWKSVWAGFALALVTSGLASLLPGWKAANVSLNETLKNE, from the coding sequence ATGAACTCATGGCAGGTTTCCTGGCGGATTTTAATGCGTAAAAAGTGGCGTTCTTTCCTTACGGTCATCGCCATCGCCGTCGGGGTCGGCGCAACGACGGCCGTACTCAGTACGGTGCAGACGACCGAGCGCACGCTGGAAGAAATCGCTGACCGCGCAGACGGCAACGCTGATTTTTACATTTCTAGTAGCGAGGGGCGTCTCACACGCGATTGGGTCGAGCGCGCCGCAGCAATAAAAGGCGTTGCCGCTACCGTCGGCCGGCTAGACGTACCTTTTTCCCTCGATCGCTTACCTCGTACATCTACAGAAGCCCGTACATCTACAGAAGTTCGTACGTCTACAGAAGCCAATGCCAGTCAGAACCAGCAAGACGAACCACACAAAGTGAACGTCATCGGCGTGGATGACATGACGAGCGACATTTTGCAGTTGGAAGTGCTCGCGGGAGACCTCACTGCAGACGGACTCGTCGTCGATGAAAAAACGGCCGCCGTGTGGGATGTGCAAGTCGGTGATCGCGTCACCCTGGGACAAAGAGGCAATCGTCCCGAACTTGGACGCGACGGGACGGATGAACACTCTTCTTTCGGCGGGACGGATGAACGCGCTAATCGATCGGATCAACGGTCTTCAGACAATGACGCACGCCGTCGAACGTCCGATAGCCCTAGCGCCCCCTACGGTGGCACAAGTAAACGCAACGTTACAGACCATTCAGAAACACATGAGGTAACAGTGACTGCAGTCGTGCGCAACCCCTTGTTTTTCTTTAATCCCGACAGCTGGGCGGCCGCTAGTGGGCGAGCGTGGCACGTGTTGTTGCCACTTGAGACGTTACAAGAATGGCTTGGACAAGACGCGGGACTCGAACAAGGCGCCGCAGGTCTCGAACAAGACACGCGCCGCATTGACAAAGTATACGTTCGCGCTCAGGACGATCTCGCGCCGCGATTCGTGCGCGAGCAACTGGACGAGTCGCTGGCGTCGGCACCGGAAGAGGGGCTCCGCACACGCGCCGTCGTCGCCGACCGACACCGCGTAGGGGTCGGCTTTGCGGAATTGTACAGCATGCTGTACGTCATCGGCGGCATTAGCTTGATTCTTAGTGCCTTCATTATGTACAACACGTCGTCGATGAGCGTCGCGGAACGACGCGACGAATTTGCCATTATGAAAACGTACGGCTATACCCCACGGCAAATAACTGGCCATCTGTTTCGCGAACTGTTTTTACTCGCTTTCACCGGGGCGCTCCTCGGTCTGGGACTAGGGTTTTTGTTATCGCTCGGACTGACCGACATACTGTTTCAGTCGTTTCAAGACAAAATACAGTTTCGTATTGAGTGGCTAACGCCGATGATCGCCGCCTTTTCTGCAGGTATCGTCATTCCGCTCGCCGCGGCAATCGTTCCGCTAGTAAACGCGAGCCGTATCAGTGCAGTAGATGTCTTTAAAGGCGTGGCAACGCCACTTGAACCCGCGCTCGAAAGCGCCCGAGTCATACTCGGACTCGCCATGCTACTACCGAGCTTATTCGTCAACCACATGGTCGCTTTTGTCCCGTTTTTTCTAGGTATCGCCCTACTATTGCCGTACGCGTTTGCTGTCGTACAGCGGATACCCGCTCCGCTCAACCGCCTGTTATTTGGGCGAGAGAGTCGATTCACAGTGCAAAACATCGCACGCCACAAATCGCGTACGGCGTGGACAGCGGCTAGTTTGAGTTTCGGCATCACCTTAGTCGTTTTTCTCGGCTCGCTCGTCCTCTCATTTGAGCAAGGAGCCATCGATCTCACGCGACAAACGTCCGGTGGCGATGTGCGGGTCAACTATGACCGCCCGCGCTCGGCGGAGCAAATCGGTCAACTACAACAGATCGACGGCGTCCAATCTACCACTGCTGTGCAGAGGAATGACGTAAACTGGCAGGCAGGCGATCAGTTAGGGACGTTCGACGTGTACGGTGTCAACGAGGAACAAATGGCGCGTTCCCCTATATTTTCCTCCGGGGAAACTGCAGCGAACGACCAACACACACACGGAGAACTTTTGGAAAAGCTAAAGAACCCGCGCACAGTCGTTCTCGGCGTCACCGCTTACGAACGTTGGGATGGCAAGGTTGGGGAACAAATAGCACTCGACACAGCGACTGGCATAAAGCCGTTTACCGTCGTCGGTGTCGTGAAGACGATGACGCGCGGCGGCTACGTCGGGTTTGTGCACGAAGACGCATTCGCCAGAGATTTTCACATCGGCGCACAGCAAGAAGTGTTACTAAACGTAGCTGACGGCCGCGAACAAACGGTAAAAAAATTAATCTGGCAAAGCGACGCTACACATATCGCGCACATTGCCACCTTACCCGACATCCTACAAGTACGCGTAGCGCAAACGGAGAAGATGACTACCTTACTCCGTACTGTTGCTATCTTTAGTATAATTGTAGCTGGGATCGGTATGGCCAACGCGTGGCTTATGCAGGTGATGGCACGCCGCGGCGAAGTCGGCACGATGCGGGCCCTCGGCTTTACCCGCTGGCAAGTAATGAAAGTCATACTGAGTGAAGCCTTTATTAGCGGCACTGTGGCAGCACTAGTCGGCGGCGCGATGGGCGTACTCATGATGTACCTAACAGCCGTACAAAACGGCGATTTGTGGATGCCGCTCCCTTTTGCCATCTCATGGAAGTCGGTCTGGGCCGGATTTGCGTTAGCCCTTGTGACGAGTGGGCTCGCGAGTTTGCTCCCGGGCTGGAAAGCTGCTAACGTCTCATTGAATGAAACGTTAAAAAACGAGTAA